A window of Rhododendron vialii isolate Sample 1 chromosome 11a, ASM3025357v1 contains these coding sequences:
- the LOC131307677 gene encoding probable calcium-binding protein CML18, which yields MSKEPVKLDDEQLAELREIFRSFDRNNDGSLTQLELGSLLRSLGLKPSPDQLETLIQKADTNSNGLVEFSEFVSLVAPELLPAKSPYTEEQLVQLFRMFDRDGNGYITAAELAHSMAKLGHALNAEELTGMIREADTDGDGRISFQEFSQAITSAAFDNSWA from the coding sequence ATGAGCAAGGAACCTGTGAAACTAGACGACGAGCAGCTGGCAGAGTTGCGAGAAATCTTCCGGTCGTTCGACCGGAACAACGATGGTAGCCTAACTCAGCTCGAACTCGGATCCCTACTCAGATCACTGGGTCTGAAACCGAGTCCCGACCAGCTCGAAACCCTGATACAGAAAGCGGACACCAACAGCAACGGCCTGGTGGAGTTCTCGGAGTTCGTGTCGCTGGTGGCGCCAGAGCTCCTCCCGGCCAAGTCCCCCTACACGGAGGAGCAACTGGTGCAGCTGTTTCGGATGTTCGACCGCGACGGGAACGGGTACATCACCGCGGCGGAGCTGGCTCACTCGATGGCGAAGCTGGGGCACGCTTTGAATGCGGAGGAGCTGACGGGGATGATCAGAGAGGCGGATACGGATGGGGATGGTCGGATTAGCTTTCAGGAGTTTTCTCAGGCGATTACTTCTGCTGCTTTTGATAATTCTTGGGCTTGA